CGTGCGACGGACCATACCCACCTCGCTGCCGCACCCTATCGACTCCGACCTCGAGCGCGCTATACGCGTCCCGCACTCGAGTTCATCGAGCCGTCAGATATGAGCTGTCAGAGTATCCGTCTGTTCAGTCACCGCTAATGGTTGGTACAACCGTTAATTTATATACTATTAATACGATATCTGCCTATGGGGATATTCGAATGACAGATCGATCTGGGGGCGGGAGGACGTATCCAAAAGGCCACTGTCAACAGTGTGGCGAGCCGTTACGGCTCAGCCCGTGTCTCAACTGCGGCTGGTCGAAACGCATGGACCGCAAACGGTAATCGGAGTCTGCCGTCCGCGACAGCGTCGTCCGCAGTCCATCGGTGATCGCCTGGGGGTACCCTGAGACTGGAGCCCCGGCCACGTCTCGCTGGCTGCGATCTCGAATGGCTGCTGCTCACGAATTTGTTCGCAGTAGCCAAGCCAGGGCGGGGATTTGAACCCCGGAAGTCTCGATTACAAGTCGAGTGCATGAACCGCCCATGCTCCCCTGGCGCAGTCTGTGGGTTAGCCGTCCTCCTTTGAATGTGTATCGTTTTCGTCCCGGTCTTCGAGTGACCGACCCATCGTCACCCGAAACTCATCGTACCCCTTGCGACGGTAAAACTGTTGGGCGGATTCGTTATCGGCCATCACCTCGAGCAACATCGTGTCAGCGCCCCGCTGAACGAGTGAGTCCTCGGCTGCCTCGAGCAACGCCGTGCCGATCCCGCGGTTCCGATAGGCGGGCTCGACGTAGATATTCGAGAGCAGGCCGCGGGTGGTGTCGAGTTCGAGGGTGCCGCGTTCGATCGAGACCGAGGCGAAGCCGATGATCGCGCCGTCAAGGCGTGCGACGAGCAGGCCGTCGTTGACCAGGTAGGCCCCGAGCGTCTCTCGCATGGCCTCGCGGTTCGCCTCGGGGCGGACCGCCGAATCGTGTCGGCGCTGGTCAGTGGCGAGCCGGACCCAGAGCTCGGCGAGGGTGTCGAGATCGGCTCGAGACGCGGATTCAATCGTCGGCTGCGGGTCGTTGTGGGGCATTCTTGAGTGCGGTCACGGCAGGAAGCGATTCGGCGGTGAGCATTCGCAACGCGGCCCCGCCGCCGGTACTGATGTGGGAGAACTCGTCGATACCGAGTTTGCGCAGTGCGGAGGCCGTGTCACCGCCGCCGACGATACTCGTTGGAATGTCGGTGGCAGCGCCGTAGAGCTGTCGGGTGCCCGTTTGGAATCGGTCGTC
This genomic stretch from Natrinema sp. SYSU A 869 harbors:
- a CDS encoding GNAT family N-acetyltransferase, with product MPHNDPQPTIESASRADLDTLAELWVRLATDQRRHDSAVRPEANREAMRETLGAYLVNDGLLVARLDGAIIGFASVSIERGTLELDTTRGLLSNIYVEPAYRNRGIGTALLEAAEDSLVQRGADTMLLEVMADNESAQQFYRRKGYDEFRVTMGRSLEDRDENDTHSKEDG